Part of the Zingiber officinale cultivar Zhangliang chromosome 8A, Zo_v1.1, whole genome shotgun sequence genome, ACATTTTGTACAATTAAATTATGGAAAATAAATCGGTGGAATGTCCAAATCAAATCGAAGTAATTAAATAGTGATTAAAAAATATAAGAGTTGATTGTGAATTGTGGCATTGGGAATTAAAGAATGCTTATTTAATTGCATTAGTTGTGAATTTGATTAATTCATTTAAGCGTTAGGTTATGATTAATTAGCCAGGTTCATTCAATGAATCGAATTGATTGGAGAATCTATGCAATTGCACACCTAAAAGGACAAATTaaggatttgtttgattggagtatttttaaatatatgaTTGATTAGTAAACATGTGTAAAACTCGTcctttaattaaaactatttgtATAAATAAAAGTAAACGAGTGGAACCGATGGTTGATAATAAGTCACTGCCTTCATCAATGTTGTTGGTGTTTGAGGAGATCAATTGGCTCGATTGCATTGATACTCCAGGAACGTCACTGTGCTTGACTGTAGTTGTGCCATAGATTTTTCAACTCCGTGTTCCAAAAAGATTAATGATTTTGATATGCCAAAAGAACAATCTTTGTGATTCGAGTGAAATAACTTTTTTGTAATGCAAAATGATCTGGTCCGAGATCAAGGGATGAATAGACTTCAATTAAGTGGCCCTTGAACGGATCAACTTGGGGTAGGTCAGCTTAATGTGGGTCGTCTCTTTCTGAGTTGACTTATGTCGGGTTGACATCTAGCAGGTCGACTCTTACTTGGTTGACTTAACTTATGGCGGGTCCAGTTCTAGCGGATTAGCTTATGGCAGATCATCTCTTGTTGAGTCAGCTTCTAGCAAGTAGACATATTGGAGCATAGATTTTTTGGTCCGTAAATTACATACGAGAGGATGATTCATTCTGCGAATTGATCCATTTCAATGAATCCCATCATTTAAATAGATGAGATCCATCATAATCCATCAATCACAAATAGTGAATCATCTTCTGATCTATAAATTACGGGTCAAAAGATTTCACCTGAACTTATTGTGAGTTGTTTCTTGTTGAGTTGATTGTTGATGATgatggaaaaaatttaaaaagaaaagacgTTAGAAGGAGTTAAGATGTGTCTTAGCTTGACCTCTTCGATGATGAAGtcaaatataaagaaaaaaaaatagaaaagagagTAACAAagtgaaaatgatgaaattttATGATCTTCACTAAATTGTCTGGGAATGGGCTCAGGAGGATCATGCCCTAAGTTAAACCAACTTGAACTGAGCTCACGTACTAAAAGAAGAATCATTGTAATATTAGATTGTCGTAGAGAATCCTCGTGAAATTGgagtaaagtttttaaaaaattttgggaGAAAAACTAATTGGCAGAAGAAAgaattgtttttttatttatcatgtttTTCTAGATGTTTCAACGAAACCAATTCTATTTTATTACTGAAACGTAAAAACCCAAAATTATAAGAATTTTAAGTAAAAACAAGTGCGCATCCGGGGAATCGAACCCCGGTCAGTACCGTGGGAGGGTACTATGATACCACTACACCAGATGCGCATCTTGATTGTTTTGACCTACATTTACTCATTACAATCTTTCAAATGATAAGAATGCACAACACATTTACCGATAATCAATTTGAAGAACCGATTTTAGGATATCAGATTTGTAAAGAATCTTGCTCTCTTTCTTTACATACAACGATCTTTCGTGCAACAACGCAGTGTTAAAGATAACAAAGTAGGTACGCACCCTATTCCATCTCCCACATCAACTTCACAATGACAGTTTACCAACTCAAATTGCTCAAGAACAGCAATCGAATAGCGTTCCCTGAATCACTGTACATTGATAAAGAAGATTGTTCTGCTTGACTTATCCTGCAAGGAATTGGAGTGCTCAAAGGTGTCATCTAAGCTGTATAATCTAAGACGCTTCGAAGAAATTCGAAGCAAGCTCATTTTGATCAGTAAATTGCATAGCAATTCACCATCCGGAGATGCAAAAAACGAATTAAAAAAAAGGCGAGTTTTTAGATTGCTACGCCAAACCAAAGTTCCATTAGCTTCTAAGGAAAAGTTGAAAACCACATCTATCAACATTCGACGGAACAAAACTAAAAGCACACTCGAGGTTCATTTTCCTAGGATACAATAGACGATCTGACAAGATGCTTCCTTTAATCCCTTGCAGCATCTGGCATCGATGAAGTTTAGCCGCCGAAGCCGTAGAGGGTGCGGCCCTGGCGCTTGAGGGCGTAGACTACGTCCATGGCCGTGACGGTCTTGCGACGGGCGTGCTCGGTGTAGGTCACTGCGTCGCGGATGACGTTCTCGAGGAAGATCTTGAGGACGCCGCGGGTCTCCTCGTAGATGAGGCCGGAGATACGCTTGACGCCGCCCCTCCTCGCCAGTCGGCGGATCGCGGGCTTGGTGATCCCCTGGATGTTGTCGCGGAGGACCTTGCGGTGGCGCTTGGCGCCGCCCTTTCCCAGCCCCTTTCCTCCCTTTCCGCGGCCCGACATTatcgatctctctctctctcgcttcAACGAATTGGGGCAACAAGCGATAGAATACGAAGAACGCCGATTTGGGTTGTATTTATAGAGGAGGGACTCGGCGAGCAGCGTGGGCTGTCGGATGGGTTGGCGATCCGTGGGAAGAGCATCAATTTCATTTCTTACCATCCGATCAGAAATCCGGGCTTCTCATTGGTCTAAACAACGACGAGCGGATTCAGAAGAGTTGCTTAATCAATTTATTGATTTCTCCCTCAATATTTATACggcaaaaatttgaaaataaaagggACCTTGTTTTTTTATTCCGAAATATCCCTTCGCCCAACGCTATTACAGAAGCTTTCAAATAAATACTATGAACatgtagaatttaaaatttaaaatttataatatcttGAAGCTGCCTAATATTTATTACAATACATAAAAATTACTAAGTAAAAATTATCTATTGTTACAATATATAAAAACTACCAGTAACTATAGTGAATTTAAACTTTAGGATTTATGATTTAACAcctttaattattattatatctaaATAATATCTATCAACTTgatagaatttatttaaattttattaaaatcattttaaaatgattgtaGAAACTAGTGTATAGTTATTAGAGCATCCACAGTGGGAGTTTTTTCAGAGCTCCTACTTCGACATGGTAGCAAGGAAGAACCTCCCTCCCATAGTGGAGGGAGGTTTTTCCCTTTTCATGAAGAAGCAGCTCTGTGGGTACCGAGccacttcttcatgtttttattttattttttaatatttttttaataattgttaaaaaaaaaaaaacgagagAGAGAACAACGGCTAACACATTAGTCGTTGTATGCCGTTGAATAATAGTTAATTTTTAGCCGTTGTTTAACATTTTATGTCTTTTTATTTGATGCACTgcaatatttatgtattttttttaattattaatgttatttcatgttagcaatttataaatttaaattttataaaaatgtaATAGTgtataatgtaaaatatgaaggaaaaatgagaattatatataatgaaaagtgtggGACCCATGAAAAAGTTATTGAGAGGTTTTTTAATAGTGAAAAAAAGATATgaggtttttaacttttgatgtggtGTGGACGTGGCAACGAAGGATCTCTCAATGGACTTTAACCACTGTAGATGCCCTTATAATCCTAAACTCATCTTAAACATGTTGTCGTAACTACTAAATAGTTTCTATACCatataaatcttaaattttaacttaCTCTAAATACGTTGCTACTGGGTCTACTACATTATAAAAAATAGTGCATTCTGAGACAAATTCCAggacgaatttataaaaaaatttcgttgcaaaatatattgagtgtagtgattttttttaaacatgaattaggtCACATTTGGAGGCACAAAAATTTGACCTAGGAATGTCggaatgaaataagtttctatggattcctaattttccggtgatcataaaaatatcctaatctcgatttttaacctaatatatttagtttCGTGATTTGTTAAACACGAATATGACATAATTTGGGGTTAAAAAATCACaaaactaaatatattaggttaaaattcgggatgaggatatttttatgatgaagataaaattaggaatccatagaaacttatttcataaattTTCGACATCTCTAGATTAATTTTTAGGCCCTCCgaattattttcctttttttaatttatttaaatctgcccagatttggggacgaatccagaattcttACCAGAATATGAGACGAATTAAAAatttgtcccagaatctgggacgaattttgagaCAGAAATATTTTTGTTCGGAATTTACGGCTTAAAGTTTTTGTTGCATATTTTGTTTCTAATTTGGGTCGAATTTGTTTTTTGTCGCCAAACTTGTTgcgattttgggacgaaaattattcgtctctaaatttttttttttttttttttttttttttgtagtcctATACGTTATTAGTTATCAATAACAATTATAACAAAGCTAGATCAAAAAGATATTTTCGGAATCAAATCACAAAGGTCGtccacttaattttttaaaaaatagatacaGCCATTTGATATTTCgcttaaatttttttacaaattaatgATTGATGAGCTACTAATCACTCTAAATGTACAAACGACGTTTAATCATTTAAATGAATCACTTGATAGCTTTCAGTGTCGGTTGTTAGCCTACATCAAAgaatctctctctatatatatttatacaaTTATCCAATCTATTATTCTATTCTAGCATCTTAATTGACTGTTCTGGATCGATCACAGCTGCTCAACTGATCGATCTCCATAGATACATAGTAAAACCTCAGAGTTGGGAAGTTCAGCTTTCAATATCTTAACCATAGGAAGAAGAATGTTTGATCCATGGGGGCACAAAGCTTGAACAGTGTGAAGTGACCAACTAAGCAAATCTCCTTGATAGTTTCGACGTAAAAACATACTCGTACAAGTTCATATTGCCGACTAGCACTGAGAATTGAGCAGCAACAGGACATTGCTGAGAATTGAGCAGCAACAGGACATTGTAAGCTAACTAGCTTAGCCGCACTCCTACTGTAGAAACTGCACATAGATAAAAGTCAGAATGTGATTCCTGTGGAAGGTTCTTAACTCAGTTAAAAATGATCGATGAAAGACACAAGAAAGCAAAGACTTGCTAAGAGTAATAAACTTGCTTTTGTAGGCAGAAATCAAAATGTAGCGGCGGGCATAAAGTAACTCATCGAAATTAATTCTCCTGGTGAGATCTTAAAGGTATCAGAAAAGATGAAATAAACTGTTTATGTTCAAATAATGGGATCCAGACAAACATTTCCAATATATATATAGTTGCTTCGGCATTGAAGCATTAGTAAACCAATAGGTGCTTTATGGTCGTGGCCAATTGTGTCTTCGTTCGATGAAAAGGCAAGACATAGAATCCTAGAAAACGTTAACATCTTAGGCAAATGAATAACAGAATAGCTAACGAGTTGAGACATTGGtttgaaaattaaggaaattgccCACGGGCGAACTAGAGAGAATCAATATCCATCAGTTCGCCAGTCTATTGTTTAGCTAGAAAAAGGTTATTATTAATGAATACAAGGTGGATGGTCAAAAGCAAGAGGAACTTACGAAGTGGATTGCCCGTCATTGGCttaaaggaaattaagaaaatctaCAAATTAGCCATACTTTATGAGTCAATGTTGGGAACTATGAAATAGCATATATGAAAAATGAAGTTGATATGGTAAAAGATAAGAACActaaggtatatatatatatctatgtaTGGGGCATAGTTGTCAAAAGCCCAAGACGCAAAAAAACACTCGAGCAGGGATCCTCTGATCCGCTAAAAGCGGACAAAGCCCTGGTCCACTGCAATGATTGGAGGAATTCAATGGTCCACATTTGCTAAATAGGTGAGGACCATTGAATCCTTCCAAACACTGCCCATGATCCCAGGACGGACCAGGACAGACGGGACCAGAGGATCCCGTATAAGGGTCTTGTAGTTTTAAGCGCATATTTTACGGAAACAAGTGTAAGAAACAAAAGACctattatcaaaatataaatctgattgatatgaattaataaaatttattagaattttttaaattttaaatatatatttatatattttattgagataatttaattacGATTTATGAAACATATTCGAATTATCCCATTTTAGTTGGGAGAATTAATCAAATCCGCAGACCTAAGTTTTCGATCGTCTAGAGTCCTACAGTGACCACGAGCATCGTAACGCTTCCTATAGCGCCAAAGGTATCTCATGACGCCTTCGGAACGCTAGAAAATGCAAAAgagtaaacaaaaaaaataacttaccAATGATCGAGAGGCAAATGCTTCCGGTGGTGAAAGGCAGACCAATCGACTTAATGATCAATTTTAAGAGGGTATAGGGCTTTAAACTACAAAAAGGATAAAGTTTAGAGCATCCACAGTCGTGAGAGCTCTTTAAGAGTTCCCTCGATGTCACATTAGCGCCACGTCAAAAGTAAAAACCTCACACATCTCTCCACTATAAGAAAGACCTCACAAGAACTTCTTCATGCGTCCCACATTTTCTCAtacattattattttttgatattttattatttttatttttttaaaaaaaaaactaaacttaaaaaaaataaaaaaataaaaaggcaaGGAACGACTCCCTAAACAGGGAACAACTTCTTGCCAAAAATGAGGGAGCTCCCTCCTATAGTAGGAGGGAGCTCCCTTGCTTGAGCCACGTAGACAATGTGCGGTTTGTGCAAAAGCGAACGTGTGTGCTTTTACGCAAAGCACAGTGAAGCGTGGGCTTCCTAGGTCTCTGAAGCACAAGGCTTATGCCTAGCTGCGCTTCGCGCTTAAGGGAGCGAAGTGTTTGCTTTTAACAACTATGGGATGGGGTAAAAGATAATTGGATgttaaaaaaatgaacaaagttTATCATTATATTTTATAGTTAGATGAATTGAATTGATTACTAGAGTAACAGAGGATAGAGGGAACTGAAAAAACtcttttttaagaaaattaaggATGAATTTACAAACTTGGGCCATAATAGTTCAGTAAGATTCAACTGTAGCATAAGATCCAAGTAACCAATCCCCCAATAGCTAGGACTTAcggttttttgttgttgttgaattagGTTGTCAATTGAGAAGTTGAACTAGACATAAGGGAGAATCATCAAATGATCAAAGAAATACTAAAAGCAATTGTTGAGAAACCACATATTAACAgggaagacaaaaaaaaaggaaCTTCCTTGCGTAAAGCTTTAATATTCCATGAGAGAGAATATAACAAAataagaaaatacaaagaaacaaacaatATATTTTTAACTTGGGTCCCATAATTACTTTAAAGTGCAAAAGGTTGGAAAACAGTAGAATTTAAAGGTTATCACACTTGAAACACATCCTTTGATGATATTTTCATGTAAATCAATTATAATGCTGACTCACAATCATAAAGAAACAACAAATTATACCTGCTTAAGAATAGTATTAAGGTCATCTTCAGAACTGCATCGGTCAAGATGGAACAGCATTTCTGTTGGTGAATCCTCAGATTGGTTTTTAGTCGACTCTAAATGATAAGTATAGTTGAAATTCACTTCGCCAAACATCTGCATGTCCACAATGTCGCCTCCTGCCACTGTTGCAATACCTATGTCAGCTACAATGCAACCAAGGAATATATCTAAAATTAGAATTACTGGGAAAAAAATTCAAAGGTTTTGAAGAGTGAATTTTTGATAGAAAagtaggcaaaaaaaaaaaaatgaagaggaTCTGCTGACCAAAATAACTTACATAACAGTTCTGTATTCAGATGTGCTGAGTCATTGAGTTCTATGTTGTTGTATAATGACGTCCACACAGAAAATTGGTTAGATGGACAGTGAAACTGGGAATATGAATTCAGGTCTTGATTGCCCGTACTGGTCTGAGTAGTTGGACAAATATCAACTGGATCAGATGTTGAAGTTAGGGATGGATAGCTGAAAACATCAAGCCTGGATGATTCATAAGTCAATTCTGGACTTGAGAAATCAGAGGGAAACCAAAGATATTCTGGCCTCAAGTTTGCTTGAGAGTGTGAAGCAAATTGCCGGTACGGTGAAGAGACAGAGCTCCCAAAGGAAGTATGGGGAGGATCTGATGAAGCAATCACTTTATCTTCCTGATACTCACCCAATCTGAATTTTTTACAAGAACTTTTTTTAGCATGAGCTTGCTGGCAAAAGGATGAAAAAACAGAACTTGAAGAATCCACACTGAGGCCGTTAAAATGGCACCCATCATTCCTCTCCAGAGTTTTTCTGTACTTCTGCACATAAGGACCCAAGCAAATATATAAGCTGCTGAATAACTAAGCAAATCGCTAAAATAAGCAATGATctgaaaagataaataatttaactaatataAATATTTGAAACGTGTAAAACTCTCATTTCAGAATTTAGATATTAGAAAAAAAATCCCTCAAAaaggaaaactaaatctgcaAGGCTTTCACTCAAAATAAAAGGTAACATAATGAACATAAGGACAGACCTGTAAATGACTTGCAACATTCTCTCGAGTGAGTCCTTCAACATTCATGAGTTCAAGTATCTTCTTAGGTAAAGCCCCTGTGAAATATATAGAAGCAAATTGAGATTCTAGAGATATTATACACAAGTTTGACTAATT contains:
- the LOC122010330 gene encoding histone H4, coding for MSGRGKGGKGLGKGGAKRHRKVLRDNIQGITKPAIRRLARRGGVKRISGLIYEETRGVLKIFLENVIRDAVTYTEHARRKTVTAMDVVYALKRQGRTLYGFGG
- the LOC122011286 gene encoding two-component response regulator ORR21-like, whose translation is MQSESDLVAHGGTESSMKNAFPLGMRVLAVDDDRACLRMLETLLGQCGYRVTAVQHAMAALELLRGNKGYYDLVITDVEMPDMDGFQLLEIIGLEMDLPVIMLSINSETSYVMKGVLHGAVDYLVKPVRIEELKLIWKHVIRKALSDKKGSNELIDNNNDIKAHKDECLRISNPCINEVNKGEDCAHEIAKHKRRVSGGEIAKHKRRVSWSTDLHLRFIAAVRTLGVDRALPKKILELMNVEGLTRENVASHLQKYRKTLERNDGCHFNGLSVDSSSSVFSSFCQQAHAKKSSCKKFRLGEYQEDKVIASSDPPHTSFGSSVSSPYRQFASHSQANLRPEYLWFPSDFSSPELTYESSRLDVFSYPSLTSTSDPVDICPTTQTSTGNQDLNSYSQFHCPSNQFSVWTSLYNNIELNDSAHLNTELLSDIGIATVAGGDIVDMQMFGEVNFNYTYHLESTKNQSEDSPTEMLFHLDRCSSEDDLNTILKQQCPVAAQFSVLVGNMNLYEYVFTSKLSRRFA